One part of the Candidatus Cloacimonadota bacterium genome encodes these proteins:
- a CDS encoding SdiA-regulated domain-containing protein, which yields MIEKIFFLITVITILLLPGCSLEETANNSNTSLLKIIEEYELDVPEPSGLTYDSHSNTLWTVSDRPDNKVYQIDFQGNILTILNYQGEDLEGIEYDANDSTLWIIEEGERKLVHIDLNGNFLTSYNIQIEGLDNNGLEANCIDDEHNFYLLNEKNPGLFIELNSDFSIKSEIELTNCEDYSGMCFDKTREGFWIVSDQSRKLFFYSIEHEIGVDYNLPFDKAEGVVYISEESRFYIVSDSEQKLYVCEINE from the coding sequence ATGATAGAGAAAATATTTTTTCTAATTACTGTGATAACAATTCTCTTACTGCCTGGCTGTAGTTTAGAAGAAACTGCAAACAATTCAAATACAAGTTTACTAAAGATCATCGAAGAATACGAGCTTGACGTGCCCGAACCTTCGGGTCTTACCTATGATTCCCACTCAAATACACTCTGGACAGTTAGCGATCGGCCTGACAATAAGGTTTATCAGATTGATTTTCAAGGAAATATTTTAACAATATTAAATTATCAGGGTGAAGATTTGGAAGGAATTGAATACGATGCTAACGATTCAACCTTGTGGATAATTGAAGAGGGTGAGAGAAAATTAGTGCATATTGATTTGAATGGAAATTTTCTAACTTCTTACAATATCCAAATAGAAGGTTTGGATAATAACGGTTTGGAAGCAAATTGCATTGATGATGAGCACAATTTCTATTTATTGAATGAAAAAAATCCCGGACTTTTTATTGAGCTTAATTCCGATTTTTCTATTAAATCGGAAATTGAACTCACAAATTGCGAAGATTATTCGGGTATGTGTTTTGATAAAACAAGAGAAGGCTTTTGGATTGTAAGTGACCAAAGCAGGAAACTATTCTTCTATTCAATAGAGCATGAGATAGGTGTGGATTATAATCTTCCATTTGATAAGGCGGAAGGTGTAGTCTATATTTCTGAGGAGAGTAGATTTTATATTGTAAGCGATTCTGAACAAAAATTATATGTTTGTGAAATTAATGAGTGA
- a CDS encoding lysylphosphatidylglycerol synthase transmembrane domain-containing protein encodes MKNKKKTYFQVLISIFFLIFLFYFVKPRKIIDALQYAEVFWILLAILLLPVNMCFQFFRWKILVKNCNPNITNAEILKSIFYSYSYSIFTPARLGDIGKAFHISHDSKREVVALAVLEKVFAFSSILIFGFVSLAIYKNIWFIFGFFLVITLLLFSKNIIRKTSFLSKHFSNPQYLPIMSLLGVSVSFVFVYILQFYLLLHAFQLVIFSHAFFRISLVVFLNSVPITMSGLGVREILSIYFFKSLGISAAQAASASLLIFSINILIPTFIGFILHFLPHKKVGKNSQKKS; translated from the coding sequence ATGAAAAATAAAAAGAAAACATATTTTCAAGTTTTAATTTCAATATTCTTTTTAATTTTTCTGTTTTATTTTGTAAAACCGAGAAAAATAATTGATGCTTTGCAATATGCGGAAGTTTTCTGGATATTATTAGCTATATTATTACTTCCGGTGAATATGTGTTTTCAATTTTTCCGTTGGAAAATTTTGGTAAAAAATTGTAATCCGAATATCACCAATGCCGAGATATTGAAATCTATTTTCTATAGTTATTCTTACAGTATTTTCACCCCAGCCCGATTAGGAGATATTGGAAAAGCCTTTCATATTTCACACGATAGCAAAAGGGAAGTTGTGGCACTTGCTGTTTTGGAAAAAGTATTCGCGTTTTCATCTATTCTCATATTTGGTTTTGTTTCTCTCGCAATCTACAAAAATATCTGGTTTATTTTCGGATTTTTTCTTGTTATAACACTTTTATTATTTTCTAAAAATATAATTCGCAAAACTTCTTTTCTCTCAAAACATTTTTCTAACCCCCAATATCTTCCAATTATGAGTTTGTTAGGAGTCTCAGTATCATTCGTTTTTGTGTATATTCTCCAATTTTATTTGTTATTGCATGCATTTCAATTGGTGATTTTTTCTCATGCCTTTTTTAGGATAAGTCTTGTGGTCTTCTTAAATTCTGTACCAATCACCATGAGTGGATTGGGAGTGCGAGAAATTTTATCTATTTATTTTTTCAAATCACTCGGGATTTCGGCAGCACAGGCTGCGAGTGCTTCCTTATTAATTTTTTCCATAAATATTCTTATCCCAACTTTTATCGGATTTATTCTTCATTTTTTGCCTCACAAAAAAGTCGGAAAAAACTCGCAGAAAAAATCATAA